The Kitasatospora setae KM-6054 genome contains a region encoding:
- a CDS encoding 2-oxoacid:ferredoxin oxidoreductase subunit beta — protein MTDFPALRLVPKADGPQTAKDFKTDQEVRWCPGCGDYAILAAVQAFMPELGIRRENTVFVSGIGCSSRFPYYMNTYGMHSIHGRAPAIATGLAASRPDLSVWVVTGDGDALSIGGNHLIHALRRNTNLKILLFNNRIYGLTKGQYSPTSEVGKITKSTPMGSLDAPFNPLSLAIGAEASFVARTIDSDRRHLQDVLRAAARHEGTALVEIYQNCNIFNDGAFELLKEPGTRDEALIRLEHGQPVLVGAGHHVVRDPDGELRIAPRDEGTAIVHDAHAAGPSTAFALTRLADADTLHHTPIGVLRDVRRPVYDTQLNEQLALAEQQRGRGDLAALLAGGSTWTVGE, from the coding sequence ATGACCGACTTCCCCGCCCTGCGCCTCGTCCCGAAGGCGGACGGGCCGCAGACCGCGAAGGACTTCAAGACCGACCAGGAGGTGCGCTGGTGCCCGGGCTGCGGTGACTACGCGATCCTCGCCGCCGTGCAGGCGTTCATGCCCGAGCTCGGGATCCGGCGGGAGAACACCGTCTTCGTCTCCGGGATCGGCTGCTCCTCGCGCTTCCCGTACTACATGAACACCTACGGGATGCACTCGATCCACGGCCGCGCCCCGGCGATCGCCACCGGCCTGGCCGCCTCCCGCCCCGACCTGTCGGTGTGGGTGGTCACCGGCGACGGCGACGCGCTGTCGATCGGCGGCAACCACCTGATCCACGCGCTGCGCCGCAACACCAACCTGAAGATCCTGCTGTTCAACAACCGGATCTACGGCCTGACCAAGGGCCAGTACTCGCCCACCAGCGAGGTCGGCAAGATCACCAAGTCGACGCCGATGGGCTCGCTGGACGCCCCGTTCAACCCGCTGTCGCTGGCGATCGGCGCCGAGGCGAGCTTCGTCGCCCGCACCATCGACTCCGACCGCCGGCACCTGCAGGACGTGCTGCGGGCCGCCGCCCGGCACGAGGGCACCGCGCTGGTGGAGATCTACCAGAACTGCAACATCTTCAACGACGGCGCCTTCGAACTGCTCAAGGAGCCCGGCACCCGCGACGAGGCGCTGATCCGCCTCGAACACGGGCAGCCGGTGCTGGTCGGCGCCGGGCACCACGTGGTCCGCGACCCCGACGGCGAACTGCGGATCGCCCCCCGCGACGAGGGCACCGCGATCGTCCACGACGCCCACGCGGCCGGCCCGAGCACGGCCTTCGCGCTGACCCGCCTCGCCGACGCGGACACCCTGCACCACACCCCGATCGGCGTGCTGCGCGACGTCCGGCGGCCGGTCTACGACACCCAGCTGAACGAGCAGCTGGCCCTCGCCGAGCAGCAGCGCGGCCGCGGCGACCTGGCCGCCCTGCTGGCGGGCGGCAGCACCTGGACGGTCGGCGAGTAG
- the rarD gene encoding EamA family transporter RarD: protein MAEGSREARVGLWNGFAAYGMWGLFPLFWPLLQPAGAADILANRMVWSLVAVAALLLARRRWAWIRPLLRQPRRLALLALAAVTVSVNWGVYIWGVNSGHVVETSLGYFINPLVTIAFGVLVLRERLRPAQWTAVGVGASAVVVLTLAYGRPPWIALTLAFSFATYGLIKKKVALGGAESLAVESAVMFPFALAFLGYLAVRGEGSFGTGGWGHSALLVLSGLITAVPLMCFGAAALRVPLTTLGLIQYLAPVSQFLIGVTVFHESMAPARWAGFALVWVALVVLSADALRRIRDDRRAAPAARPEPVVS from the coding sequence ATGGCGGAGGGTTCGCGGGAGGCCAGGGTCGGATTGTGGAACGGCTTCGCGGCGTACGGGATGTGGGGGCTGTTCCCGCTGTTCTGGCCGCTGCTGCAGCCCGCCGGGGCGGCGGACATCCTGGCGAACCGGATGGTGTGGTCGCTGGTGGCGGTCGCCGCGCTGCTGCTGGCGCGGCGCCGCTGGGCGTGGATCCGCCCGCTGCTGCGGCAGCCCCGGCGGCTGGCGCTGCTGGCGCTCGCCGCGGTCACCGTCTCGGTGAACTGGGGCGTCTACATCTGGGGCGTGAACTCCGGGCACGTGGTGGAGACCAGCCTCGGCTACTTCATCAACCCGCTGGTGACGATCGCCTTCGGCGTGCTGGTGCTGCGCGAGCGGCTGCGCCCCGCCCAGTGGACGGCGGTCGGGGTGGGCGCCTCGGCCGTGGTGGTGCTGACGCTGGCGTACGGGCGGCCGCCGTGGATCGCGCTGACGCTGGCGTTCTCGTTCGCCACCTACGGGCTGATCAAGAAGAAGGTGGCGCTCGGCGGGGCGGAGAGCCTCGCGGTGGAGAGCGCGGTGATGTTCCCGTTCGCGCTCGCGTTCCTGGGGTACCTGGCGGTGCGCGGCGAGGGCAGCTTCGGGACCGGCGGCTGGGGGCACAGCGCCCTGCTGGTGCTGAGCGGGCTGATCACCGCGGTGCCGCTGATGTGCTTCGGCGCGGCCGCGCTGCGGGTGCCGCTGACCACGCTCGGGCTGATCCAGTACCTGGCGCCGGTGTCGCAGTTCCTGATCGGCGTCACGGTGTTCCACGAGTCGATGGCGCCGGCCCGCTGGGCGGGCTTCGCGCTGGTCTGGGTCGCGCTGGTGGTGCTGAGCGCGGACGCGCTGCGCCGGATCCGCGACGACCGCCGGGCGGCCCCGGCAGCCAGGCCGGAGCCGGTCGTGAGCTGA
- a CDS encoding extracellular solute-binding protein: MPIRRRQVLLGGLAALGGTALARYGSAEASSTDGPAGLLEVATGWTAGPEQNGLQAMLAALKGRAPDVTFVSGDRSNPTGTDLAARLADGPPPDSFRCSGGAELADLAPHLEPLDALARAHRWTAGLPAPLLPRLRAQGALYAVPAGARRTNLLWTNQRLLADAGAALPAADPGALLARLRRVAATGTVPLAVGGPTEVLQLAETALLAAHGPDGFAALWQPGGPWSARATTDALRTLDDLLALAAPPAADADWTDAAHLLGTGRAGWLLTGDWADSWLRDTLDLRPGTDYGWAAAPGTGDLFQARVDAFALPRGARHRAAALAWLDVCAGLDGQVALNGARAAVPARTDLPEPTRALFGPYARWSLDEWRGRRPVDSLTHGGLLTARRRQAAQAAARAFTAHRDSTRLARDLAAL, encoded by the coding sequence GTGCCGATCCGCCGCCGTCAGGTCCTGCTCGGCGGACTGGCCGCCCTGGGCGGCACCGCACTGGCCAGGTACGGCTCCGCGGAGGCCAGTTCGACGGACGGCCCGGCGGGCCTGCTGGAGGTCGCCACCGGCTGGACCGCGGGCCCCGAGCAGAACGGCCTGCAGGCGATGCTCGCCGCCCTGAAGGGCCGCGCGCCGGACGTCACCTTCGTCTCCGGCGACCGCTCCAACCCGACCGGCACCGACCTCGCCGCCCGGCTCGCCGACGGCCCCCCGCCGGACAGCTTCCGATGTTCCGGCGGCGCCGAACTCGCCGACCTGGCACCCCACTTGGAGCCCCTGGACGCCCTCGCCCGGGCTCACCGCTGGACGGCCGGCCTCCCCGCTCCGCTGCTGCCCCGGCTGCGCGCCCAGGGCGCCCTGTACGCCGTCCCGGCCGGGGCCCGCCGCACCAACCTGCTGTGGACCAACCAGCGGCTGCTCGCCGACGCGGGCGCCGCCCTCCCGGCCGCCGACCCCGGCGCGCTGCTCGCCCGGCTCCGCCGGGTCGCCGCCACCGGCACCGTCCCGCTCGCCGTCGGCGGCCCCACCGAGGTGCTGCAACTCGCCGAGACCGCCCTGCTCGCCGCCCACGGACCGGACGGCTTCGCCGCCCTCTGGCAGCCCGGCGGCCCCTGGAGCGCCCGCGCCACCACCGACGCGCTGCGCACCCTGGACGACCTGCTGGCCCTCGCCGCCCCGCCCGCCGCCGACGCGGACTGGACCGACGCCGCCCACCTGCTGGGCACCGGCCGGGCCGGCTGGCTGCTGACCGGCGACTGGGCCGACAGCTGGCTGCGCGACACCCTCGACCTGCGCCCCGGCACCGACTACGGCTGGGCCGCCGCCCCCGGCACCGGCGACCTGTTCCAGGCCCGGGTCGACGCCTTCGCCCTCCCCCGCGGCGCCCGCCACCGGGCCGCCGCGCTCGCCTGGCTCGACGTCTGCGCCGGCCTCGACGGCCAGGTCGCCCTCAACGGCGCCCGCGCCGCCGTCCCCGCCCGCACCGACCTGCCCGAGCCCACCCGCGCGCTGTTCGGCCCGTACGCCCGCTGGTCGCTGGACGAGTGGCGCGGCCGCCGCCCGGTCGACTCGCTCACCCACGGCGGCCTGCTCACCGCCCGCCGCCGGCAGGCCGCCCAGGCCGCCGCGCGCGCGTTCACCGCGCACCGCGACAGCACCCGGCTGGCCCGCGACCTCGCCGCGCTCTGA
- a CDS encoding LolA family protein has product MDHDSSAEHDMTTPLRIAPAAHEGGGRPGRPAKRRTAVRIGVPVAVAAVVAAGVGLVPALASDEAPDLPSITAQDLVAKALAADTDTFSGTVRVSADLGLPTALTDAASGSGPLGNLARSAGATVGGADPQLKAVELLGGAHTLTIASDGPDRQRFTLASEKSGYELVHNGGQLWAYDRDSQQALHFTGTGDGGDGHRKDAGGGLGAVTPQEVAKQFLEHSAATTSVTVSGTERVAGHAAYRLSVKPKQAGSTIAEVRIAIDAEKGVPLAVQLRTVDGATAFDVRFGTLSYARPDARTFEFTAPKGAKVTERSAGELPRNALADVLPELPKAPAEDAAKGAGENAGGVIGEGWTVVVHGDAGAGAAKGLAKFAGRHVDGGTLVSTRIVNALVTDDGRVYAGAVTPEVLERAAKQK; this is encoded by the coding sequence ATGGACCACGACTCCAGCGCAGAACACGACATGACGACGCCGCTGCGGATCGCCCCGGCGGCCCACGAGGGCGGCGGACGGCCCGGCCGGCCCGCGAAGCGCCGCACCGCCGTCCGGATCGGCGTGCCGGTGGCGGTCGCCGCGGTCGTCGCGGCCGGCGTCGGGCTGGTGCCCGCGCTCGCCAGCGACGAGGCGCCCGACCTGCCGTCGATCACCGCCCAGGACCTGGTCGCCAAGGCCCTCGCCGCGGACACCGACACCTTCTCCGGCACCGTCCGGGTCAGCGCCGACCTCGGCCTGCCCACCGCGCTGACCGACGCCGCGTCCGGCTCCGGCCCGCTCGGCAACCTGGCCCGCAGCGCCGGCGCCACCGTCGGCGGCGCCGACCCGCAGCTCAAGGCCGTCGAACTGCTCGGCGGCGCGCACACCCTGACCATCGCCTCCGACGGGCCCGACCGGCAGCGCTTCACCCTGGCGAGCGAGAAGTCCGGCTACGAGCTGGTCCACAACGGCGGCCAGCTCTGGGCCTACGACCGGGACTCCCAGCAGGCCCTGCACTTCACCGGTACGGGCGACGGCGGCGACGGGCACCGGAAGGACGCCGGGGGCGGGCTGGGCGCGGTCACCCCGCAGGAGGTCGCCAAGCAGTTCCTGGAGCACTCCGCGGCGACCACCTCGGTCACCGTCAGCGGCACCGAGCGGGTCGCCGGGCACGCCGCGTACCGGCTCAGCGTCAAGCCCAAGCAGGCCGGCTCGACCATCGCCGAGGTGCGGATCGCGATCGACGCCGAGAAGGGCGTGCCGCTGGCCGTGCAGCTGCGCACGGTGGACGGCGCGACCGCGTTCGACGTCCGCTTCGGCACCCTGTCGTACGCCAGGCCGGACGCCAGGACCTTCGAGTTCACCGCCCCCAAGGGCGCCAAGGTCACCGAGCGGTCCGCGGGCGAGCTGCCCCGCAACGCGCTGGCCGACGTGCTGCCCGAGCTGCCGAAGGCGCCCGCCGAGGACGCCGCGAAGGGCGCGGGCGAGAACGCGGGCGGCGTGATCGGCGAGGGCTGGACCGTCGTCGTGCACGGCGACGCGGGCGCCGGCGCGGCGAAGGGCCTGGCCAAGTTCGCCGGCCGGCACGTCGACGGCGGCACGCTGGTCTCCACCCGGATCGTCAACGCGCTGGTCACCGACGACGGCCGGGTCTACGCCGGCGCGGTCACCCCGGAGGTGCTGGAGCGGGCCGCGAAGCAGAAGTAG
- a CDS encoding bifunctional FO biosynthesis protein CofGH, which produces MIPQPPSGPAATPPPTPAAAAAPTATATETGAPTATAMRRALRRARDGVALDAAEGAVLLQARGDDLAELCAVAARVRDAGLEQAGRPGVITYSRKVFIPLTRLCRDRCHYCTFATVPGRLRKDGHGLYLSPDEVLDIARKGAELGCKEALFTLGDRPEERWPEAREWLDAHGYDDTLAYVRAMAVRVLEETGLLPHLNPGVLSWTDFQRLKPVAPSMGMMLETTAVRLWSEPGGPHHGSPDKEPAVRLRVLEDAGRSAVPFTTGVLIGIGETHLERAESLLAIRKVARAYQGVQEVIVQNFRAKPDTAMRAMPDAELSELAAAVAVARLVLGPAARIQAPPNLVDAEYALLIGAGLDDWGGVSPLTPDHVNPERPWPHVEELAARTAAAGFTLRERLTIHPEYLKRGEPWLDPRLLPHVRALADPATGLAVEGRIPVGLPWQEPDEPMTGGGRTDLFRTVDTEGRTGDRRSDFDDVYGDWEALREQAAPAVPRRLDADLRAALSTAADDPVKLTDDQALALFQADGDALDALTRIADDLRRDTVGEDVTYCVTRNINFTNVCYTGCRFCAFAQRRTDADAYTLSLDQVAERAEQAWRVGATEVCMQGGIHPDLPGTAYFDIARAVKERVPGIHVHAFSPMEVVNGATRTGLPIREWLLRAKDAGLDSIPGTAAEILDDEVRWVLTKGKLPAATWVEVVTTAHELGLRSSSTMMYGHVDSPRHWLGHLRLLAELQQRTGGFTEFVTLPFVHTNAPVYLAGIARPGPTARDNRAVTAMARLLLHPHLTNIQTSWVKLGAEGAAEMLRSGANDLGGTLMEETISRMAGSSWGSYRSVRDLEAIAALAGRPARQRTTTYGEVPAERRAAALASDGHLPALLPLAD; this is translated from the coding sequence ATGATTCCTCAGCCCCCGTCCGGGCCCGCCGCCACGCCCCCGCCGACCCCGGCTGCCGCCGCGGCGCCGACCGCGACCGCGACCGAGACCGGGGCCCCGACCGCGACCGCGATGCGGCGGGCGCTGCGCCGGGCCCGGGACGGCGTGGCGCTGGACGCGGCGGAGGGCGCGGTGCTGCTCCAGGCCCGCGGCGACGACCTGGCCGAGCTGTGCGCGGTCGCGGCCCGGGTCCGGGACGCGGGCCTGGAGCAGGCGGGCCGCCCGGGCGTCATCACGTACTCGCGGAAGGTGTTCATCCCGCTGACCCGGCTGTGCCGGGACCGCTGCCACTACTGCACCTTCGCGACCGTCCCCGGCAGGCTCCGCAAGGACGGCCACGGCCTCTACCTCTCCCCGGACGAGGTGCTGGACATCGCCCGCAAGGGCGCCGAACTCGGCTGCAAGGAAGCCCTGTTCACGCTCGGCGACCGCCCCGAGGAGCGCTGGCCGGAGGCCCGCGAGTGGCTGGACGCGCACGGCTACGACGACACCCTGGCGTACGTCCGGGCGATGGCCGTGCGGGTGCTGGAGGAGACCGGGCTGCTGCCGCACCTCAACCCGGGCGTGCTGTCCTGGACGGACTTCCAGCGGCTCAAGCCGGTCGCCCCGTCGATGGGCATGATGCTGGAGACCACCGCCGTCCGGCTCTGGTCCGAGCCCGGCGGCCCGCACCACGGCTCGCCCGACAAGGAGCCCGCCGTCCGGCTGCGGGTGCTGGAGGACGCCGGGCGCAGCGCGGTCCCGTTCACCACCGGGGTGCTGATCGGCATCGGCGAGACCCACCTGGAGCGGGCCGAGTCGCTGCTGGCGATCCGCAAGGTGGCCCGCGCCTACCAGGGCGTGCAGGAGGTGATCGTGCAGAACTTCCGGGCCAAGCCGGACACCGCGATGCGCGCCATGCCGGACGCCGAACTCTCCGAGCTGGCGGCCGCGGTGGCGGTGGCCCGGCTGGTGCTCGGCCCGGCCGCCCGGATCCAGGCCCCGCCGAACCTGGTGGACGCCGAGTACGCGCTGCTGATCGGCGCCGGCCTGGACGACTGGGGCGGGGTCTCCCCGCTGACGCCCGACCACGTCAACCCGGAGCGCCCCTGGCCGCACGTCGAGGAACTGGCCGCGCGCACCGCCGCCGCCGGGTTCACCCTGCGCGAGCGGCTGACGATCCACCCCGAGTACCTGAAGCGCGGCGAACCCTGGCTGGACCCGCGGCTGCTGCCGCACGTCCGGGCGCTCGCCGACCCGGCCACCGGCCTGGCCGTCGAGGGCCGGATCCCGGTCGGCCTGCCCTGGCAGGAGCCCGACGAGCCGATGACCGGCGGCGGCCGCACCGACCTGTTCCGCACCGTCGACACCGAGGGCCGCACCGGCGACCGGCGCTCCGACTTCGACGACGTGTACGGCGACTGGGAGGCGCTGCGCGAACAGGCCGCGCCGGCCGTCCCCCGCCGGCTCGACGCGGACCTGCGGGCCGCGCTGTCCACCGCCGCCGACGACCCGGTCAAACTGACCGACGACCAGGCGCTGGCGCTGTTCCAGGCCGACGGCGACGCGCTCGACGCGCTCACCCGGATCGCCGACGACCTGCGCCGCGACACCGTCGGCGAGGACGTCACCTACTGCGTCACCCGGAACATCAACTTCACCAACGTCTGCTACACCGGCTGCCGGTTCTGCGCCTTCGCGCAGCGCCGCACCGACGCCGACGCCTACACCCTCTCGCTCGACCAGGTCGCCGAACGGGCCGAGCAGGCCTGGCGGGTCGGCGCGACCGAGGTGTGCATGCAGGGCGGTATCCACCCGGACCTGCCGGGCACCGCCTACTTCGACATCGCGCGGGCCGTGAAGGAGCGGGTGCCCGGCATCCACGTGCACGCGTTCTCCCCGATGGAGGTGGTCAACGGGGCGACCCGCACCGGCCTGCCGATCCGCGAGTGGCTGCTGCGCGCCAAGGACGCCGGGCTGGACTCGATCCCCGGCACGGCCGCCGAGATCCTCGACGACGAGGTCCGCTGGGTGCTGACCAAGGGCAAACTGCCCGCCGCGACCTGGGTCGAGGTGGTCACCACCGCGCACGAGCTGGGCCTGCGCTCGTCCTCGACGATGATGTACGGCCACGTCGACAGTCCGCGGCACTGGCTGGGCCACCTGCGGCTGCTCGCCGAACTCCAGCAGCGCACCGGCGGGTTCACCGAGTTCGTCACGCTGCCGTTCGTGCACACCAACGCGCCGGTCTACCTGGCCGGCATCGCCCGGCCGGGACCGACCGCCCGCGACAACCGGGCGGTCACCGCGATGGCCCGGCTGCTGCTGCACCCGCATCTCACCAACATCCAGACCAGCTGGGTCAAGCTCGGCGCGGAGGGTGCCGCCGAGATGCTCCGCTCCGGCGCCAACGACCTCGGCGGCACCCTGATGGAGGAGACCATCTCCCGGATGGCGGGTTCCTCCTGGGGCTCCTACCGGTCGGTCCGCGACCTGGAGGCGATCGCCGCGCTGGCCGGCCGCCCGGCCCGCCAGCGCACCACCACCTACGGCGAGGTGCCCGCCGAGCGCCGCGCGGCCGCGCTGGCCTCCGACGGGCACCTGCCCGCGCTGCTGCCCCTGGCGGACTAG
- a CDS encoding tyrosine-protein phosphatase, translating into MTSPRTRLVAAAALTAALTVTAPGFAAPALAAPSADPAQHSAQHSAHAIPFTAATAVQQADGSFTLSWTAPGARHVTVYAGTDQEHVPHRAAVARGAGSATVTVSGLGAADRWYFELVPDRGAPLVVADRSLHLASAPNFRDLGGYRTADGRWVRLGRVYRSDDLSKLTDQDLAKLRRLGIRTVFDLRTPAERQAAPDRLPAGARSVAANVLGTADTGQFNVTSPQAAVDAMIAGERTMVSADSARAAYGQLLDAAGGRGAVLFHCTAGKDRTGWGAAALLTALGVPAETVRADYLASNTYRAQANAAVLAQLPPAYQALYRPLLDVRPEYLAAGFDEVAARYGTFDAYLGRGLGVDARELRRSLLAG; encoded by the coding sequence ATGACCTCCCCCCGCACCAGGCTGGTCGCCGCGGCCGCCCTCACCGCCGCGCTGACCGTCACCGCCCCCGGGTTCGCCGCCCCCGCCCTCGCCGCCCCGTCCGCCGACCCGGCGCAGCACTCGGCACAGCACTCGGCGCACGCGATCCCGTTCACCGCCGCGACCGCCGTCCAGCAGGCCGACGGCTCCTTCACCCTGTCCTGGACCGCCCCGGGCGCCCGGCACGTCACCGTGTACGCGGGCACCGACCAGGAGCACGTGCCGCACCGCGCGGCCGTCGCGCGCGGCGCCGGCAGCGCCACCGTCACCGTCTCCGGCCTCGGCGCGGCCGACCGCTGGTACTTCGAGCTGGTCCCGGACCGGGGCGCCCCGCTGGTGGTCGCCGACCGCTCGCTGCACCTGGCCTCCGCCCCCAACTTCCGCGACCTGGGCGGCTACCGGACGGCGGACGGCCGCTGGGTGCGGCTCGGCCGGGTGTACCGCTCGGACGACCTGTCCAAGCTCACCGACCAGGACCTCGCCAAGCTGCGCCGGCTGGGCATCCGCACCGTCTTCGACCTGCGCACCCCGGCCGAGCGGCAGGCCGCCCCGGACCGGCTGCCGGCCGGCGCGCGGAGCGTGGCGGCGAACGTCCTGGGCACCGCCGACACCGGGCAGTTCAACGTCACCAGCCCGCAGGCCGCGGTCGACGCGATGATCGCCGGCGAGCGCACCATGGTCTCCGCCGACAGCGCCCGCGCCGCCTACGGGCAGCTGCTGGACGCCGCCGGCGGCCGCGGCGCGGTGCTGTTCCACTGCACCGCCGGCAAGGACCGCACCGGCTGGGGCGCGGCCGCGCTGCTGACCGCGCTCGGCGTCCCGGCGGAGACCGTCCGGGCCGACTACCTGGCGTCCAACACCTACCGGGCGCAGGCCAACGCCGCGGTCCTGGCCCAGCTGCCGCCCGCCTACCAGGCGCTGTACCGGCCGCTGCTGGACGTCCGCCCCGAGTACCTGGCGGCCGGCTTCGACGAGGTGGCGGCCCGCTACGGCACCTTCGACGCCTACCTGGGGCGGGGCCTCGGCGTGGACGCCCGGGAGCTGCGCCGGAGCCTGCTGGCGGGTTAG
- a CDS encoding ADP-ribosylglycohydrolase family protein — MPLWSRAQQQDFRSRVRGCLLGGAIGDALGGGIEFEQLEQIRAVHGEAGVAGYVPAYGRRGAITDDTQMTLFTVDGLIRSHISRDSGAWHPPSDVHRAYLRWYATQQDWGPDERRKDLGWLGREEWLYARRAPGQACLSGLAGTENGPLPTVEEPRNPGSKGCGTVMRAAPFGLLTAWDPALVFQLAVECSVLTHGHPTGYLSAGAFAVIVHAVARGGTLEEGVHLALALLSERTGHEETTAALRAALDAVRAGAPSPERVEELGEGWVAEEALAIGLYCALVAEDVRSGLLLAVNHSGDSDSTGSICGNLLGALHGETALPPDLLAELEGRGTVLELADDLVLELLHGPELHGTEAWSTRYPVAATG, encoded by the coding sequence ATGCCTCTGTGGTCACGCGCCCAGCAGCAGGACTTCCGCAGCCGGGTCCGGGGCTGTCTGCTCGGCGGCGCGATCGGGGACGCGCTCGGCGGCGGCATCGAGTTCGAGCAGCTGGAGCAGATCCGGGCGGTCCACGGCGAGGCCGGCGTGGCCGGCTACGTCCCCGCCTACGGGCGGCGCGGCGCGATCACCGACGACACCCAGATGACGCTGTTCACCGTCGACGGCCTGATCCGTTCGCACATCAGCCGCGACAGCGGCGCCTGGCACCCGCCGTCCGACGTGCACCGCGCCTACCTGCGCTGGTACGCCACCCAGCAGGACTGGGGGCCGGACGAGCGCCGCAAGGACCTGGGCTGGCTCGGCCGCGAGGAGTGGCTGTACGCCCGCCGCGCCCCCGGGCAGGCCTGCCTGTCCGGCCTGGCGGGCACCGAGAACGGGCCGCTGCCGACCGTCGAGGAGCCGCGCAACCCCGGCTCCAAGGGCTGCGGCACCGTGATGCGGGCCGCCCCGTTCGGGCTGCTCACCGCCTGGGACCCGGCGCTGGTCTTCCAGCTCGCCGTCGAGTGCTCGGTGCTGACCCACGGCCACCCCACCGGCTACCTGTCCGCCGGGGCGTTCGCGGTGATCGTGCACGCGGTCGCCCGCGGCGGCACCCTGGAGGAGGGCGTGCACCTGGCGCTGGCCCTGCTCTCCGAGCGCACCGGCCACGAGGAGACCACCGCCGCCCTGCGCGCCGCGCTGGACGCCGTCCGGGCCGGGGCGCCGTCCCCCGAGCGGGTCGAGGAGCTCGGCGAGGGCTGGGTCGCCGAGGAGGCGCTCGCCATCGGCCTGTACTGCGCGCTGGTCGCCGAGGACGTCCGCAGCGGCCTGCTGCTGGCCGTCAACCACTCCGGCGACAGCGACTCCACCGGCTCGATCTGCGGCAACCTGCTCGGCGCCCTGCACGGCGAGACCGCCCTCCCGCCGGACCTGCTGGCCGAGTTGGAGGGCCGGGGCACCGTGCTGGAACTCGCCGACGACCTGGTGCTGGAACTGCTGCACGGCCCCGAACTGCACGGCACCGAAGCCTGGAGCACCCGCTACCCGGTCGCCGCGACCGGCTGA
- a CDS encoding DUF397 domain-containing protein, which yields MSKATESLTWRKSSYSGGNGACVEIAVPGPASIAVRDSKDPQGPQLRFSGESWAAFAAAAGTGRFGEV from the coding sequence ATGAGCAAGGCCACCGAGAGCCTGACCTGGCGCAAGAGCAGCTACAGCGGCGGCAACGGCGCGTGCGTCGAGATCGCCGTGCCGGGTCCGGCCTCGATCGCGGTCCGTGACTCCAAGGACCCGCAGGGGCCGCAGCTGCGCTTCTCCGGCGAGTCCTGGGCCGCGTTCGCCGCGGCGGCCGGCACGGGCCGCTTCGGCGAGGTCTGA
- a CDS encoding helix-turn-helix domain-containing protein: MSASVNPTVRRRRLGAELRRLRELKGMTAEEVAGRLMVSQSKISRLENGRRSISQRDVRDLCDVYEVEDERVRAGLMEMAKESRQRGWWHEFGDIPYSVYIGLEAEASSIRAYESSFVPGLLQTREYAEAVVAGTQPDTDPTAIRRRVDVRLKRQHRIRGEDQLGSLWVVIDEAVLRRQVGGKVVMAEQLYQLVELGERANINLQVIPFTHGSHPGMTGTFSLLEFPESADSTVVYFEGVTSDLYLEKDADVRRYTNLYDHLRAAALSVAESRSMITTIAEEFMK; this comes from the coding sequence GTGTCCGCCAGCGTGAACCCGACGGTCCGCCGTCGCAGGCTCGGCGCCGAACTCCGGCGCCTGCGCGAGCTCAAGGGGATGACCGCCGAAGAGGTGGCCGGCCGCCTGATGGTCTCCCAGTCGAAGATCAGCCGGCTGGAGAACGGCCGCCGCTCGATCAGCCAGCGGGACGTCCGCGACCTGTGCGACGTGTACGAGGTCGAGGACGAGCGGGTCCGCGCCGGGCTGATGGAGATGGCCAAGGAGTCCCGGCAGCGCGGCTGGTGGCACGAGTTCGGGGACATCCCGTACAGCGTGTACATCGGCCTGGAGGCCGAGGCGTCCTCGATCCGGGCGTACGAGTCCTCGTTCGTGCCGGGGCTGCTGCAGACCCGCGAGTACGCGGAGGCGGTGGTGGCCGGGACGCAGCCGGACACCGACCCGACCGCGATCCGCCGCCGGGTGGACGTCCGGCTGAAGCGGCAGCACCGCATCCGCGGCGAGGACCAGTTGGGCAGCCTGTGGGTCGTCATAGACGAGGCCGTGCTGCGCCGCCAGGTCGGCGGGAAGGTCGTGATGGCCGAGCAGTTGTACCAACTGGTCGAGCTGGGCGAGCGGGCGAACATCAACTTGCAGGTCATTCCGTTCACCCACGGCTCGCACCCCGGCATGACCGGCACATTCTCCTTGCTGGAGTTCCCGGAGTCGGCGGATTCCACGGTCGTCTACTTCGAAGGAGTGACGAGCGATCTCTACCTGGAGAAGGACGCCGACGTACGCCGCTATACCAATCTGTACGACCACCTGAGGGCCGCGGCGCTGAGCGTCGCGGAGAGCAGGTCGATGATCACCACCATCGCAGAGGAGTTCATGAAATGA